From the Thermoanaerobaculia bacterium genome, the window ACGACGTCCCCCTGCCGGACGAGGAGCAGCCGGTCGCCGTCGACGACCGCGGCGACCGGCGCCTTCGGCGGGCCGAAGGTCCCCGTGAACTGGAACGCGATCGCCGGCGGCTGCGGCGGCGGCGGCGGGGGCGGCGGCGGAAGCGGCCCGACGAACCGCGGGTCCCCCGGAGGGGTATACGCGGGAGGGGCCGGTTTCGGCTTGGGGGGCGGCGGCTCCTTGAACTTGAAGAGGTCGCGCGACATCTCCGCCGGGGTCGGACCGTTCTTCGAGAAGGCCGACACGTCGATGTCCGGGATCTCGTCGGGCGAGACCTTCGTCTCCGGCCGGCGCCCGAACGAACGGCCCGACACGGCCTCGGGGTCGACGGGCCGGGACGCCCGCGCCGGAGCCGCTTCCGGCGGCGGACCGGCGGGCTTGGCGCGCAGCACGAGCAGCAAAAAGAGGATCGCGAGGACGCCCAGCAGGGCCGCCTGTTTCGCGCGTTTGGTCATCTCGTGGTCCGGGCTTTCTCGACCGGTTCGAGGGCCGAGTAGAAATACGTGGCGAGGTCGAGATGCACCGTCCCCGCCCCGGTGGTCTCTCCCTTGCGCGACAGCTGCACGCCGCGGACCACGAGCCAGCGCGGGTCGTTCTCGAACCCGCGCAGGAGCGCGCGGAGCGTCCGATAGTCGCCCTCGACCCCGAACCCGATCGACATCTCCTTCAACGGCATCTTCGCGCGGTCGTGCACGCCGTACGCGATCGAATGCGGGTTGACGTTGGCCTGCCGGCAGACCTTGTGGATCTCGTCGACGACCTGCGCGACCGTGTCGTCGATCGTGCCGATCCGCCGGCCGTAGAACTCTTCGGCCGCCTTCCGGACGTTCTCGACGTGGGCGAGGTCGGCGACCGCCTTCTTGCGCGACTTCTCGGCCGCGTCGACCCGGTCGAGCGCGTGGCGGCGGGCCTGCGCGAGCGCCTGCGTGCGGGAGGCATTGACGGCGTGCCCCGCGAGGAAATACACGAGATTGGCGGCGAAGAAGAGGAGCGCCGCGGCCACGACGACCGCCCGCTCCTTCCAGAGGGCCGCGTCGAACCTCATTTCTTCTCTCCCTCGCCCGCCGCGAGATACTTCACGCTCAGGTGGAACGTGAAGCCTTCCGGGGCGCCCTTCTCCGGGTCGCTCTCCGACGCCGGGACGGGCTCCCGGAAATACGGGTCCTTCGCGAGCGCGGCGAGCGTCTTCACGATCGAATCGGGTCCCCGGCCGACGAAGTCGATCGTGAGGTTCGCGTCGCCGTTGGGCAGCACGGCCGGGGAGAGCCGCGTGACGTACACCTCGTCGGGCAGCGCGCGTTCGAGCCGGGTCAGGAGCACCGACCAGGAGAAATCGCGCTCCTTCAGCAGGGTATTGAGGAGCACGCTCTCGGTCTGGAGCTCTTTCAGCTTCACGCTCGCGAGCCCCGAGCTGTCCCGCGCGGCGCGCTCCTCGGCACGATTCGCCGCTTCGTTCAGCTTCCGGATCTCGGCGACCGTGCCGGCGGAGGAGCCGCGGAACGCGTAGTAATCGCGGACGTTCAGCGACAGGAGCGCCGCGCCGAGGACCGCCGCGAGCGCGACCGTCACGATGATCGGCCGATCGTCCCGGAACGGCCGGCGAGCGAAGTCGAGAGAAACGGCCATCAGCGGGTTCCTCGGGGCCGGGCGCCCATGGCCGGCCGCGCCGACGGCCAGGCGCGGCGAGAGGGGTCGCAAGACGGATTCGCGTGCGCCGCCATGTTCGGGTCGGCGGAACGACGATGAGGCGCGGCCAGACGCGAGCCCGACGCGCACCCACAGACCGCCGGACCCGAAGGCGTACCGAAAGCGTACGTCACAGGGGCCGGCGGTCGAGGACGCGCGTCCGGCTCGATGTATCCGCCTTCGCTCCTCCGGAGCTTCGGCGAGACGAGTGGCCGCGCCGGCCTCATGAGGCCTCCCAGGCGGAAGCCGCCGCGGCCAGCGCCTCCGGATGCGCCTTCGTGTGCAGCCCGACGGAGGGATCGGCGTCGAGGAGCTCGCCGCCGAGATCGGTCGGCGCCAGGGCCTCGAGCTCCGGGTAGCCGGCTTCGCCCGTGCCCTCGTCGAGGACGTAGAGCGGCGGCGGTGCCGTCGTGCCGCCGAAGGTCTCCGTGTAATAGGAAAGCGACAGCCGGATCTCCTGCACGTCGTCGACGGCATCCACCGCGGTCGACTTCTGACGGTAGAAGAGGGGGTGCCCGCCGCGGGCGATCAGGAGCGACGACGTGCCGCGGCTGCGGTGGAGGAGCAGGTAGTCGCCCCCCGCCGCCTTCGCGAGGCGCTTGTCGAGCCCGTTGAACAGCGAGACCGTCGCGGGCTGGAGCCGGCCGACGCGCACGCCGGAACCGGCGAACGCCGCCTCGATCGAGCGAAGCGTCTCTCGCGGCGAGGCCGAGACGAGGAGGCGCGCGCCTTCTCCCGCCTTCGCGATCTCCGCGAACGCGACGTCGAGCTCGTCGACGCGGCCCGGCAGCAGCTTCTTGAGCTTCCAGTGGACCATCTCGCTGCGTTCCTTCCGCCCCGCGGGGATGAGGTCGAAATCGAGGGTCATCGTGCGCGCCCACGCGTCCGGGATGACGACCGAGGCGCGGCGCAGGCCTCCGGGGACCGCCCGGCGCGCGGCCGTGACGATCGGCGCGAAGGCGTCGGGAGCGAACACCGGAGTGCCGAACGCGCCGAGCGCGAAAGCCTCCGGCGGGAAATCGAAGTGCCGGAGGAGCGACACGGCCGGCCGCTCGCCCTCGCCGACCCGGACATACGTCGCCCCGGAGTCGGTGAGCGCGAACGCGTCGGGCGGGACGACGGGAGCGAAGGGGTTAATCGACAAAGGTCACCTTGTTGATCTCCTTCAACGTCGTGTCTCCCGAGAAGACCTTGCGGAGCGCCGAATCGCGCAGGAAGATCATTCCTTCCTCCTTGGCGGCGCTCTTGATCTCGGAGGCGGGGCGCTTCTCGAGGATGAGCCCGCGGATCCGGTCGGAGAGGTCGAGGAGCTCGGCGATCGCCATGCGGCCGCGGAAGCCCGCGCCGTTGCACTCGAGGCAGCCGCGCCCCTCGTAGAACGTCTTCCCCTCCGTCTGGTTCGGGAGGAGCCCCGACTCGAGGAGG encodes:
- a CDS encoding PilN domain-containing protein encodes the protein MAVSLDFARRPFRDDRPIIVTVALAAVLGAALLSLNVRDYYAFRGSSAGTVAEIRKLNEAANRAEERAARDSSGLASVKLKELQTESVLLNTLLKERDFSWSVLLTRLERALPDEVYVTRLSPAVLPNGDANLTIDFVGRGPDSIVKTLAALAKDPYFREPVPASESDPEKGAPEGFTFHLSVKYLAAGEGEKK